Proteins found in one Vallitalea guaymasensis genomic segment:
- a CDS encoding thiamine pyrophosphate-dependent enzyme translates to MAYNLKETTQKPERLTGGHRMCAGCGAPVVVRTILRALKEEDHAVIGSATGCLEVSTFLYPFTAWKDSFIHSAFENAGATVAGVEAAYTSLKKQGKLDDTYKFIAFGGDGGTYDIGIQSLSGAMERGHDMVYVCYDNGAYMNTGIQRSSATPKYADTTTSPAGTAVPGKQQYRKDLTRVMIAHGIPYVAQSAPFKNFKDLYEKAEKAIYTPGPAFLNVLAPCPRGWRYESERLMELCEIAVDTCFWPLYEVINGEYKLTYKPKNKRPISDWLEAQGRFKHVAKNPEVVAEIQQVIDERWETLLRLCGEEA, encoded by the coding sequence ATGGCATATAATTTAAAAGAAACAACACAAAAACCAGAAAGATTAACTGGTGGACATAGAATGTGTGCTGGATGTGGTGCTCCTGTAGTAGTACGTACTATCCTTAGAGCATTAAAAGAAGAAGATCATGCAGTAATTGGATCTGCAACAGGATGTTTAGAGGTTTCTACATTCCTTTATCCTTTTACAGCTTGGAAAGATTCTTTCATCCACTCAGCTTTTGAAAACGCTGGAGCAACAGTTGCCGGTGTAGAAGCTGCTTACACATCACTTAAAAAACAAGGTAAATTAGATGATACTTATAAATTCATAGCTTTTGGTGGAGACGGTGGAACATATGATATCGGAATCCAATCATTATCAGGTGCTATGGAAAGAGGTCATGACATGGTATACGTATGTTATGACAACGGAGCTTACATGAACACTGGTATTCAAAGATCATCAGCTACACCAAAATATGCTGATACAACAACTTCACCAGCAGGTACAGCAGTACCAGGTAAGCAACAATACAGAAAAGATTTAACTAGAGTTATGATTGCACATGGTATTCCATATGTAGCTCAATCAGCTCCTTTCAAAAATTTCAAAGATTTATATGAAAAAGCTGAAAAAGCTATCTATACTCCAGGTCCAGCATTCCTTAACGTATTAGCTCCATGTCCACGTGGATGGAGATACGAAAGTGAACGTTTAATGGAATTATGTGAAATCGCTGTAGATACTTGCTTCTGGCCATTATATGAAGTAATTAATGGTGAGTACAAGTTAACTTACAAGCCTAAAAACAAACGTCCAATCAGCGATTGGTTAGAAGCTCAAGGAAGATTCAAGCATGTAGCTAAGAATCCAGAAGTTGTAGCTGAAATCCAACAAGTTATTGACGAAAGATGGGAAACATTATTAAGACTTTGTGGAGAAGAAGCTTAA
- the porA gene encoding pyruvate ferredoxin oxidoreductase produces MAIRDKLSGNEAVAIAMRQINPDVVAAFPITPSTEVPQYFSAFVANGQVDTEFVPVESEHSAMSACIGAGTAGARTMTATSANGLALMWEMLYIAASCKLPMVLSVVNRALSGPINIHNDHSDSMGARDSGWIQIYGENNQEAYDNCIMAVRISEVEDVQLPVMNCYDGFITSHAVENIELLEDEKVKDFVGKFEPKNYLLNKDEAIAVGPLAITTHYFEHKRQQAESMRNAKKAILEVSADFAKLTGREYGLFEEYKMEDAERAIVVIGSTAGTAKFVVDGLRAKGEKVGLIKIRVFRPFPSEELAKALAGVKAVAVLDKCDGFNAKGAPLFTETVSALYYGEAKPLAVNYIYGLGGRDVKTNDIDKVYADLTEIVNANKVDDPYRYLGVVEA; encoded by the coding sequence ATGGCAATTCGTGATAAATTATCAGGTAACGAGGCTGTAGCCATTGCGATGAGACAAATTAATCCTGATGTAGTAGCAGCATTCCCAATTACTCCATCAACAGAAGTACCTCAATACTTCTCAGCATTTGTTGCAAATGGTCAAGTAGATACAGAATTCGTTCCTGTAGAATCAGAACATTCAGCTATGTCAGCTTGTATCGGAGCAGGAACTGCAGGTGCAAGAACAATGACAGCAACATCAGCCAATGGTTTAGCATTAATGTGGGAAATGTTATATATCGCTGCATCATGTAAATTACCAATGGTATTATCAGTAGTTAACCGTGCGTTATCAGGACCAATCAACATACATAATGATCATTCAGACTCTATGGGTGCTAGAGATTCAGGATGGATTCAAATATATGGAGAAAACAATCAAGAAGCATATGATAACTGTATCATGGCAGTTAGAATCAGTGAAGTAGAAGATGTTCAACTTCCTGTAATGAACTGTTATGATGGATTCATCACTTCTCATGCTGTTGAGAATATTGAACTTCTTGAAGATGAAAAAGTTAAAGATTTCGTTGGTAAATTTGAGCCAAAGAATTACTTATTAAACAAAGATGAAGCTATAGCTGTAGGTCCACTAGCTATTACAACTCATTACTTCGAGCACAAACGTCAACAAGCAGAAAGTATGAGAAATGCTAAGAAAGCTATCTTAGAAGTATCAGCTGACTTTGCTAAATTAACTGGTAGAGAGTATGGCTTATTCGAAGAATACAAAATGGAAGATGCTGAGAGAGCAATCGTTGTTATTGGTTCTACAGCAGGAACAGCTAAATTCGTAGTTGACGGACTTAGAGCTAAAGGCGAAAAAGTTGGTTTAATTAAGATTAGAGTATTCCGTCCATTCCCATCAGAAGAACTTGCAAAAGCTTTAGCAGGAGTTAAAGCAGTAGCTGTATTAGACAAATGTGATGGATTCAACGCTAAAGGTGCTCCATTATTCACTGAAACAGTTAGTGCATTATACTATGGTGAAGCAAAACCATTAGCAGTAAACTACATCTATGGTTTAGGTGGTCGTGACGTTAAGACTAATGATATAGATAAAGTATACGCTGATTTAACAGAAATCGTTAATGCTAACAAAGTAGACGATCCTTATCGTTACTTAGGCGTAGTAGAAGCTTAA
- a CDS encoding 4Fe-4S binding protein — translation MSKKFEHDIVPAYTPWQDTTPGGVITEAGNANEFKTGDWRAMKPIWNSDKCKQCLLCFPVCPDASIIVKDKKMTGIDYDHCKGCGVCVKTCPFNAFDFVPEGE, via the coding sequence ATGAGTAAGAAATTCGAACATGATATAGTGCCAGCTTATACGCCTTGGCAAGATACAACTCCAGGTGGTGTAATAACTGAAGCAGGAAACGCTAATGAATTTAAAACAGGTGACTGGAGAGCTATGAAACCTATCTGGAATTCAGATAAATGTAAACAATGTTTACTATGTTTCCCAGTATGTCCAGATGCATCAATTATAGTTAAAGATAAAAAAATGACTGGAATAGATTACGATCATTGTAAAGGTTGCGGAGTTTGTGTTAAAACTTGTCCTTTCAATGCATTCGATTTTGTACCAGAAGGTGAATAA
- a CDS encoding 2-oxoacid:acceptor oxidoreductase family protein, whose product MGNMLEIRWHGRGGQGAKTASLLLAEAAFDTGKFIQGFPEYGPERMGAPITAYNRISDERCPIHSNIYEPDYVVVVDETLIDVVDVTAGLKETGGIIINTSKTPEEVKSKLKGYKGGVYTIDAREISMATLGRYFPNTPMLAAVVKVAKIMDEDTLIQSMEKSFHHKFANKPHVIAPNMEALKKSLSEVKGA is encoded by the coding sequence TAAAACAGCATCATTATTGTTAGCTGAGGCTGCGTTCGACACAGGAAAATTCATCCAAGGCTTCCCAGAATACGGTCCAGAGCGTATGGGAGCACCTATCACTGCATACAATCGTATAAGTGATGAAAGATGTCCAATTCATTCAAACATTTATGAACCTGATTATGTAGTAGTTGTAGACGAAACATTAATCGATGTAGTTGATGTAACTGCAGGTCTAAAAGAAACTGGTGGTATCATCATTAATACATCAAAGACACCAGAAGAAGTAAAGTCCAAGTTAAAAGGTTACAAAGGTGGAGTATACACAATTGATGCTAGAGAAATTTCTATGGCAACTCTTGGAAGATATTTCCCTAATACACCTATGCTTGCAGCAGTAGTAAAAGTAGCAAAGATCATGGATGAAGATACATTGATTCAATCAATGGAAAAATCATTCCACCACAAATTTGCTAATAAGCCACATGTAATTGCTCCTAACATGGAAGCATTAAAGAAATCACTATCGGAGGTGAAAGGTGCATGA